The Achromobacter pestifer genome includes a region encoding these proteins:
- a CDS encoding metallophosphoesterase has product MKIQLLSDLHLETDPDFVARPAPGADLLVLAGDIGSYRRGSLMTGADFGLGTYAPSKGWPTPVVYVPGNHEYDNVDFDETHAKLRELCSELGIHWLERETLVIDGVRLVGTTLWTDFDALAAPGDTVGSALKKREKAFRAADFYLEKAEMRRNGAPFMAEQMREQGLLCQQWLDAALHVPHAGPTVAITHFAPTLASADPRYGVTPGTAGFCNALDALLPLADVWMHGHLHCPQDYVKNGCRIVANPLGYAKKGEQQDFAPDRLWEVAATGA; this is encoded by the coding sequence ATGAAGATCCAATTGCTCTCAGACCTGCACCTTGAAACCGACCCGGATTTCGTGGCCCGGCCCGCGCCCGGCGCCGATCTGCTGGTGCTGGCCGGAGACATAGGCTCGTATCGCCGCGGCTCGCTCATGACCGGCGCCGACTTCGGCCTGGGCACCTATGCCCCGAGCAAAGGCTGGCCCACGCCCGTGGTCTACGTGCCCGGCAACCATGAATACGACAACGTCGATTTCGACGAAACCCACGCAAAACTGCGCGAGCTTTGCAGCGAACTCGGCATCCACTGGCTGGAACGCGAAACGCTGGTCATCGATGGCGTGCGCTTGGTCGGCACCACGCTATGGACGGACTTCGACGCGCTGGCCGCCCCCGGCGACACCGTGGGCTCGGCCCTGAAAAAACGCGAAAAAGCTTTCCGTGCGGCCGACTTCTACCTGGAAAAGGCGGAGATGCGCCGCAACGGCGCGCCCTTCATGGCCGAGCAGATGCGCGAACAAGGACTGCTCTGCCAGCAGTGGCTGGACGCCGCCCTGCACGTGCCCCACGCCGGCCCGACCGTTGCCATCACCCACTTCGCGCCGACGCTGGCCAGCGCGGACCCGCGCTACGGCGTCACCCCGGGCACCGCGGGCTTCTGCAACGCGTTGGACGCCCTGTTGCCCCTGGCCGACGTCTGGATGCACGGCCATCTCCACTGTCCACAGGACTACGTGAAGAATGGCTGCCGCATCGTGGCCAATCCGTTGGGCTACGCCAAGAAGGGCGAGCAGCAGGATTTTGCGCCGGACCGTTTGTGGGAGGTGGCGGCGACCGGGGCTTGA
- a CDS encoding Dyp-type peroxidase, with the protein MSDRQPAPQAVHNTTTRYAIFIVATLNGGAAAAETVRGWCADVAAVVRTVGTRAPEQNLSCVTAFGSTAWDPLFGAPRPAALHPFREFGSGERLAVATPGDLLLHIRADSMDFCFELATLLLGGLGDAVTVVDEVQGFRYFDRRAIIGFVDGTENPEGQEAVDFTVIGDEDAEFAGGSYVLVQKYLHDMAAWNALTVEGQEGVIGRHKWSNVELDDDIKPSSSHSALTTIEENGQELKILRDNMPFGRPGAGEFGTYFIGYARSPRPIELMLENMFVGRPPGNYDRLLDFSHAVTGGLFFVPSSELLEALAERSPAACTDADEPEAPALASAGKAN; encoded by the coding sequence ATGTCAGACCGTCAACCCGCACCCCAAGCCGTACACAACACGACCACCCGCTACGCGATTTTCATCGTTGCCACGCTCAACGGGGGCGCTGCCGCCGCCGAAACCGTGCGCGGCTGGTGCGCCGATGTCGCTGCCGTCGTCCGCACGGTGGGCACGCGCGCGCCCGAGCAGAATCTCTCCTGTGTCACCGCCTTCGGCTCCACGGCCTGGGACCCGCTTTTCGGAGCGCCGCGTCCTGCCGCGCTGCATCCTTTCCGTGAATTCGGTTCGGGCGAGCGCCTGGCCGTCGCGACGCCGGGCGACCTGCTGCTGCACATCCGCGCGGACTCGATGGATTTCTGTTTCGAACTGGCGACCTTGCTGCTGGGCGGCCTGGGCGATGCCGTGACGGTCGTGGATGAAGTCCAAGGCTTTCGCTACTTCGACCGGCGCGCCATCATCGGCTTCGTGGACGGGACCGAGAATCCGGAAGGGCAGGAGGCGGTCGATTTCACCGTCATCGGCGACGAGGACGCCGAGTTCGCCGGCGGCAGCTACGTGCTGGTGCAGAAGTACCTGCACGACATGGCGGCATGGAACGCGCTGACGGTCGAGGGCCAGGAAGGCGTGATTGGCCGCCACAAGTGGTCCAACGTGGAACTCGACGACGACATCAAGCCGTCGTCCTCGCACAGCGCCCTGACGACCATCGAGGAAAACGGCCAGGAACTGAAGATCCTGCGTGACAACATGCCGTTCGGCCGGCCGGGGGCAGGGGAGTTCGGCACCTACTTCATCGGCTACGCGCGTTCGCCGCGGCCCATCGAACTGATGTTGGAGAACATGTTCGTCGGACGCCCGCCCGGCAACTACGACCGCCTGCTCGACTTCAGCCACGCGGTTACCGGCGGCCTGTTCTTCGTGCCGTCGTCCGAGTTGCTGGAAGCGCTTGCCGAGCGCAGCCCGGCCGCCTGTACGGACGCGGACGAGCCCGAGGCGCCGGCGCTCGCGTCGGCGGGCAAGGCCAACTGA
- a CDS encoding bifunctional helix-turn-helix transcriptional regulator/GNAT family N-acetyltransferase: protein MDLIDTPIQPRDQTIRDLREFSRKLVRELGFMRSSLAGSELAPSAVHAIIEIGLQPGIQARDLAAILRLDKSNTSRQVAKLESAGLLTREADSVDARSSRLYLSEAGIRLRSQIDQFATDQVSRALRQLAPEDQQSLIRFLSLYADALSHENPNIAPAAAGGLADQIHAGYLPGCIGDVAGLHARYYAQASGFGVYFERKVATELAEFAEGLPAAGKNMWLYADNGRTLASIVIDGDLATREAHLRWFIVDESLRGMGVGRALLQRAMAFADAHYDETYLWTFKGLDAARHLYEAAGFTLAEESEGRQWGSVVVEQRFVRRGRGASDHADAQLGQ, encoded by the coding sequence ATGGATCTGATCGACACCCCCATCCAACCCCGCGACCAGACCATCCGGGACCTGCGGGAGTTCTCCCGCAAACTGGTGCGCGAGCTGGGCTTCATGCGCAGCTCGCTGGCGGGCAGCGAACTGGCGCCTTCCGCCGTCCACGCCATCATCGAGATCGGTCTGCAGCCAGGCATCCAGGCGCGCGATCTGGCGGCCATACTCAGGCTGGACAAGTCCAATACCAGCCGGCAGGTCGCCAAGCTGGAATCCGCCGGGCTGCTGACGCGGGAGGCCGACAGCGTGGACGCCCGTTCGTCACGGCTGTACCTGAGCGAGGCAGGGATCCGGCTGCGCTCGCAGATCGACCAGTTCGCCACGGATCAGGTGTCGCGCGCTTTGCGGCAGCTGGCGCCCGAGGATCAGCAGTCGCTGATCCGCTTTCTTTCCCTCTACGCCGACGCCCTGTCGCACGAGAACCCCAACATCGCGCCGGCCGCCGCTGGCGGCCTCGCAGACCAGATCCACGCCGGCTACCTGCCGGGCTGCATCGGCGACGTGGCCGGCCTGCATGCGCGCTACTACGCGCAGGCCTCGGGATTCGGCGTGTACTTTGAACGCAAGGTGGCGACCGAGCTGGCCGAATTCGCCGAAGGCCTGCCCGCCGCCGGCAAGAACATGTGGCTGTACGCGGACAACGGCAGGACGCTGGCCTCCATTGTCATCGATGGCGATCTCGCCACCCGCGAGGCGCACCTGCGCTGGTTCATCGTCGACGAGTCGCTGCGCGGCATGGGCGTGGGCCGCGCCCTGCTGCAGCGGGCCATGGCTTTTGCCGACGCGCATTACGACGAGACCTATCTGTGGACCTTCAAGGGCCTGGATGCCGCCCGGCATCTATACGAGGCGGCGGGCTTTACGCTGGCCGAGGAGTCCGAAGGCAGGCAGTGGGGCAGCGTGGTGGTCGAGCAGCGCTTCGTGCGCCGCGGCCGGGGCGCCTCAGATCACGCTGATGCGCAGCTCGGCCAGTAG
- a CDS encoding pentapeptide repeat-containing protein: protein MTQEAIETVAGQEVDRKIMQALIERAAGRPLAFHDCDFQHADFSRLDLRGAQLTACAIAGASFQGTTLADSTWLRCRGGQVDFASCDASDAVFENCDLNNASWRRARLAAARFQGCKLTGSDFDGIACLGWSLQECLLVGALLRGVSFRKTDVRQLDFSDADLSGSDFRDTVFHGGSLRNAILKNVRFEGADLREADLGGLDLNSAARLAGATISKTQAAALLAELRISVI, encoded by the coding sequence ATGACGCAAGAAGCAATCGAAACAGTGGCGGGCCAGGAAGTGGACCGCAAGATAATGCAGGCCTTGATCGAACGGGCCGCCGGCCGGCCGCTGGCGTTCCACGACTGCGACTTCCAGCACGCGGACTTCTCGCGCCTGGATTTGCGCGGCGCGCAACTGACGGCCTGCGCAATCGCTGGCGCCTCCTTTCAGGGCACCACCCTGGCGGACTCCACCTGGCTGCGCTGCCGCGGCGGCCAGGTCGATTTCGCCTCGTGCGACGCCAGCGACGCCGTCTTCGAAAACTGCGACCTCAACAATGCCAGCTGGCGCCGCGCCCGGCTGGCCGCCGCCCGTTTCCAGGGCTGCAAGCTCACCGGCAGCGATTTCGACGGCATCGCCTGCCTGGGCTGGTCGCTGCAGGAATGCCTGCTGGTCGGCGCGCTGCTGCGCGGCGTGTCGTTTCGCAAGACCGACGTGCGGCAGCTGGACTTCTCCGATGCCGACCTGAGCGGCAGCGACTTCCGCGACACCGTGTTCCACGGCGGCAGCCTGCGCAATGCCATCCTGAAGAACGTCCGCTTCGAGGGCGCCGACCTGCGCGAAGCCGACCTGGGCGGCCTGGACCTGAACTCGGCCGCGCGCCTGGCAGGCGCCACCATCTCCAAGACTCAGGCGGCGGCCCTACTGGCCGAGCTGCGCATCAGCGTGATCTGA
- a CDS encoding NADP(H)-dependent aldo-keto reductase: MKTRKLGRTDLDVSLIGLGTMTWGEQNTEAEAHQQLDYALERGINLVDVAEMYPVPPKPETQGLTETYIGTWLARSKRRQDIVLASKVAGPVRDAKRPGHIRDGKTHLDRKNLTEALDASLKRLQTDYLDLYQLHWPDRTTATFGKLSYPWVQDEYTVPIEETLEVLQDFVRAGKVRHIGVSNETPWGVGQFLRHAENKGLPRIATIQNAYSLLNRVYEIGLSEYSHHEGVGLLAYSPLAMGVLCGKYLDGARPAGARLTLYTRFTRYSNEQAEAAARAYVELARAHGISPTHLALAWVNQRPFVTSNLIGATTLEQLKENIDSVDVTLSAEVLEAIDKIHARQPNPAP, translated from the coding sequence TTGAAAACCCGCAAACTCGGCCGTACCGACCTGGATGTCAGCCTGATCGGACTGGGCACCATGACCTGGGGCGAGCAGAACACCGAAGCCGAGGCGCACCAGCAGTTGGACTACGCCCTGGAGCGTGGCATCAATCTGGTTGACGTCGCCGAGATGTATCCGGTGCCGCCCAAGCCCGAAACGCAGGGCCTGACCGAGACCTATATCGGCACCTGGCTGGCGCGCAGCAAGCGCCGCCAGGACATCGTGCTGGCCAGCAAGGTGGCAGGCCCCGTGCGCGACGCCAAGCGCCCCGGCCACATCCGCGACGGCAAGACCCACCTGGACCGCAAGAATCTGACCGAGGCGCTGGACGCCAGCCTGAAGCGGCTGCAGACGGACTACCTGGACCTGTATCAGCTGCACTGGCCGGACCGCACCACGGCCACCTTCGGCAAGCTGTCCTATCCCTGGGTCCAGGACGAGTACACCGTGCCGATCGAGGAAACCCTGGAGGTGCTGCAGGACTTCGTGCGCGCCGGCAAGGTGCGCCACATCGGCGTGTCCAATGAAACGCCCTGGGGTGTCGGGCAGTTCCTGCGTCATGCCGAGAACAAGGGTTTGCCGCGTATCGCGACCATCCAGAACGCGTACAGCCTGCTGAACCGCGTCTACGAGATCGGCTTGTCGGAGTACTCGCACCACGAAGGCGTGGGCCTGCTGGCCTATTCGCCGCTGGCAATGGGCGTGCTTTGCGGCAAGTACCTGGATGGCGCGCGTCCGGCGGGCGCCCGCCTGACGCTCTACACGCGCTTCACCCGCTACAGCAACGAGCAAGCCGAGGCCGCCGCCCGCGCCTACGTCGAGCTGGCGCGCGCGCACGGCATTTCGCCCACCCACCTGGCCCTGGCCTGGGTGAACCAGCGCCCCTTCGTCACCAGCAACCTGATCGGCGCCACCACGCTCGAACAGTTGAAGGAAAACATCGACAGCGTGGACGTGACCCTGTCGGCCGAGGTGCTGGAGGCGATCGACAAGATCCACGCCCGCCAGCCGAATCCGGCGCCGTGA
- a CDS encoding response regulator — protein MERLRIVLVDDHPLVLMGMRDLLEKDLNFEVTATLPGSTALIQHLERDAPHVVITDYSMPGDDTYGDGIRLVKYLTRHYPQVQIVVLTMVSNSMIISALYDAGVAAVVLKRDNLSEIMTALETLHAGRKYYPPGFQRDGAADERSKFIGERINSLSPKEFEVLRHFIRGESMMQVADALKRSVKTVSGQKISAMRKLNVRTDQELIAFCVESEIFQ, from the coding sequence ATGGAAAGACTCCGTATCGTCCTGGTCGACGACCACCCCCTGGTCTTGATGGGAATGCGCGACCTGCTGGAAAAGGACCTCAATTTCGAGGTCACGGCCACCCTGCCCGGGTCGACCGCGCTGATCCAGCACCTGGAACGCGACGCGCCGCACGTGGTCATCACCGACTACTCCATGCCTGGCGACGACACCTATGGCGATGGCATCCGCCTGGTCAAGTACCTGACACGCCACTATCCGCAGGTCCAGATCGTGGTGCTGACCATGGTGTCGAATTCCATGATCATCTCGGCGCTCTACGACGCTGGCGTCGCAGCCGTGGTGCTCAAGCGCGACAACCTCAGCGAAATCATGACCGCGCTGGAAACCCTGCATGCCGGCCGCAAGTACTATCCGCCCGGCTTCCAACGCGACGGCGCGGCCGATGAGCGCAGCAAGTTCATCGGCGAACGCATCAACAGCCTGTCGCCCAAGGAATTCGAAGTACTGCGCCACTTCATCCGCGGCGAATCCATGATGCAGGTGGCCGATGCCTTGAAGCGCAGCGTCAAGACGGTCAGCGGCCAGAAGATCTCGGCCATGCGCAAGCTCAACGTCCGCACCGACCAGGAATTGATCGCCTTCTGCGTGGAAAGCGAGATCTTCCAGTAG
- a CDS encoding lysozyme inhibitor LprI family protein: MRIAIMAAAAALALAASAQAQPLDCGNAATQTDMSLCADQAYRKSDADLNAAYKEVTARLKNDRDATTQLHAAQKAWLFFRDAECAFASSSTSGGSAYPMTLSLCLDKLTQARTKELRAYLKCEEGDLSCPVPGKQ, translated from the coding sequence ATGCGTATCGCCATCATGGCCGCGGCTGCCGCGCTTGCGCTGGCCGCTAGCGCGCAGGCGCAGCCGCTGGATTGCGGCAATGCGGCCACGCAGACGGACATGAGCCTGTGCGCCGACCAGGCGTACCGCAAGTCCGACGCCGACTTGAACGCCGCCTACAAGGAAGTGACCGCGCGCCTGAAGAACGACCGGGACGCGACGACCCAGCTGCATGCCGCCCAGAAGGCCTGGCTGTTCTTCCGCGATGCGGAGTGCGCCTTTGCCTCCAGCAGCACGTCCGGCGGCAGCGCCTATCCCATGACGCTGAGCCTGTGCCTGGACAAGCTGACGCAGGCGCGCACCAAGGAATTACGGGCCTACCTGAAATGCGAGGAAGGCGACCTGAGCTGCCCGGTGCCAGGCAAGCAGTAA
- a CDS encoding YciI family protein, producing MRFMVQVRATADSEAGVMPTEQLLADMGRFNEELVQAGVMLAGDGLKPSSKGARVHFSGSSRQVIDGPFAETKELIAGYWLWECASLQEAIEWVKRCPNPMPGPSDIEIRPLYEMEDFGEEFTPELRAQEGRLRDQLEKASKQ from the coding sequence ATGCGATTCATGGTTCAAGTCAGGGCCACCGCCGATAGCGAAGCCGGGGTGATGCCCACAGAGCAGTTGCTGGCCGACATGGGACGGTTCAACGAGGAGCTGGTGCAGGCGGGGGTGATGCTGGCGGGCGACGGCCTGAAGCCCAGTTCCAAGGGGGCGCGGGTACACTTTTCGGGCAGCAGCCGGCAGGTGATAGACGGCCCCTTCGCGGAAACCAAGGAGCTGATTGCCGGCTACTGGCTCTGGGAGTGCGCCTCGCTGCAGGAGGCGATCGAATGGGTCAAGCGCTGTCCCAATCCGATGCCGGGTCCGTCCGACATCGAAATCCGCCCGTTATACGAGATGGAGGACTTCGGCGAGGAATTCACGCCGGAGCTGCGGGCCCAGGAGGGACGGCTGCGCGATCAGTTGGAGAAAGCGTCCAAGCAGTGA
- a CDS encoding DNA-3-methyladenine glycosylase I has protein sequence MKTNDMSESNPSLIMDERGVARCFWQPSMPDYHDHEWGRPVADDRRLYEKICLEGFQAGMAWITILRKREAFREAFDDFDFERVARYTERDVERLMGNAGIVRNRSKIVSAINNARRAQALANESGSLSAWLWRHEPPAQDRPATVDLDYWNGNPTSPASAGLSRELKKRGWTFVGPTTMYAFMQAVGMVNDHMSGCVCRAAVEAARAGFERPR, from the coding sequence ATGAAGACGAATGACATGAGCGAGAGTAATCCGAGCCTCATCATGGACGAGCGGGGCGTGGCGCGCTGCTTCTGGCAGCCGTCCATGCCGGACTATCACGACCACGAATGGGGCAGGCCGGTGGCGGACGACCGCCGCCTGTACGAGAAGATCTGCCTGGAGGGCTTTCAGGCCGGCATGGCCTGGATCACGATCCTGCGCAAGCGCGAGGCGTTCCGCGAGGCTTTCGACGACTTCGACTTCGAGCGGGTGGCGCGCTACACGGAACGCGATGTCGAACGCCTGATGGGCAACGCGGGCATCGTGCGCAACCGCAGCAAGATCGTGTCCGCCATCAACAACGCCAGGCGCGCACAGGCCCTGGCCAATGAGTCGGGTTCGCTGTCGGCCTGGCTCTGGCGCCATGAGCCGCCGGCGCAGGACCGGCCCGCGACGGTGGACCTGGACTACTGGAACGGCAATCCGACTTCGCCGGCGTCGGCGGGCCTGTCGCGCGAGTTGAAGAAGCGCGGCTGGACCTTCGTGGGGCCCACGACCATGTACGCCTTCATGCAGGCGGTCGGCATGGTCAACGACCACATGAGCGGCTGCGTCTGTCGTGCGGCGGTCGAGGCGGCGCGGGCGGGATTCGAGCGGCCCCGCTAG